A window from Microbacterium ginsengiterrae encodes these proteins:
- a CDS encoding YciI family protein produces the protein MTAYLISFPSGEMDIPDDEFDEVVQASHAVVREAKAAGVWIFGGGIDETVPPVRVAADGRTSPGTYPQTARIDGGYAILDLPTYEEAVTWAAKLARACRCRQELRAFGYDPES, from the coding sequence ATGACCGCGTATCTGATCTCCTTCCCCAGCGGCGAGATGGACATCCCCGACGACGAGTTCGATGAGGTCGTGCAGGCATCGCACGCGGTCGTCCGGGAGGCGAAGGCCGCCGGCGTCTGGATCTTCGGAGGCGGCATCGACGAGACCGTCCCGCCCGTCAGAGTCGCCGCAGACGGCCGGACGTCGCCCGGCACCTACCCCCAGACTGCCCGGATCGACGGCGGATACGCCATCCTCGACCTGCCGACGTACGAGGAGGCCGTCACATGGGCGGCGAAGCTTGCCAGGGCATGCCGCTGCCGCCAGGAACTGCGCGCGTTCGGGTACGACCCGGAGAGCTGA
- a CDS encoding DNA polymerase IV, whose translation MTSASWVLHVDMDQFIAAVEVLRRPELAGRPVIVGGNGDPTLRAVVSTASYEARAFGIGSGMPMKIAARKAPPDAVFLPVDHAAYEEASAKVMGALHTVPGVRVEIIGWDECFLGVQTDDPEQVAEQAQRAVREATALECSVGIGDNRVRAKIATDFGKPGGMFRLTAENWFEVMGERPTRDLWGVGPRVQKRLAGHGIRTVRELADADEAELIAEFGPKMGVWYHGLGSGQGPAAVDDTPWVARSHSRETTFQQNLTTREQVQDAIRSLARQAFDDCAVEGRPVVRVHLKVRYAPFETRTSGRALPAPTRDRDAVVDAALALAGAMDAEREVRLLGVRAEMTPPGAAEEVERTPVRGRI comes from the coding sequence ATGACGTCCGCTTCGTGGGTGCTGCATGTCGATATGGATCAGTTCATCGCGGCCGTCGAGGTGCTGCGCCGCCCTGAACTCGCCGGGCGTCCCGTCATCGTCGGCGGGAACGGCGATCCGACGCTGCGCGCTGTCGTCTCGACGGCGTCATATGAGGCGAGGGCGTTCGGGATCGGCTCAGGGATGCCGATGAAGATCGCCGCGCGGAAGGCACCGCCCGACGCCGTCTTCCTGCCTGTCGATCATGCGGCGTACGAAGAGGCATCGGCCAAGGTCATGGGGGCGCTGCACACGGTGCCCGGCGTACGGGTGGAGATCATCGGTTGGGATGAGTGCTTCCTCGGCGTGCAGACGGACGATCCGGAGCAGGTGGCCGAGCAGGCGCAGCGTGCGGTGCGGGAGGCGACCGCGCTGGAGTGCTCGGTGGGCATCGGAGACAACAGGGTGCGGGCGAAGATCGCAACCGACTTCGGCAAGCCGGGCGGGATGTTCCGCCTCACGGCGGAGAACTGGTTCGAGGTGATGGGGGAGCGACCGACCCGGGACCTGTGGGGCGTCGGGCCCAGGGTGCAGAAGCGGCTCGCCGGACACGGCATCCGGACCGTCCGTGAGCTCGCGGACGCGGATGAGGCCGAGCTCATCGCCGAGTTCGGGCCGAAGATGGGCGTCTGGTATCACGGTCTGGGGTCCGGTCAGGGCCCTGCCGCCGTCGATGACACGCCATGGGTGGCGCGCAGTCACAGCCGCGAGACGACCTTCCAGCAGAATCTGACGACGCGTGAGCAGGTCCAGGATGCCATCCGATCGCTCGCGAGACAGGCGTTCGACGACTGTGCGGTCGAGGGACGCCCTGTCGTGCGCGTGCATCTGAAGGTCCGCTACGCGCCGTTCGAGACCAGGACGTCCGGACGCGCACTGCCCGCGCCGACGCGGGACCGTGACGCCGTCGTCGACGCCGCCCTCGCACTGGCTGGCGCGATGGATGCCGAGCGCGAGGTGCGTCTGCTGGGGGTACGGGCGGAGATGACGCCACCCGGTGCGGCCGAGGAGGTCGAACGCACGCCCGTACGCGGCCGGATCTGA
- a CDS encoding MFS transporter yields the protein MIWSVAVAAYMLAIANRASLSAVGVDAAERFHADAATLSLFAVVQLGVYGGMQIPVGVLLDRYGSRPIMAIGIVLMALGQLVMALSPSIGIALVARVLLGAGDAAVFPAALRLVATWFPAQRGPLMMQLTGQLGQLGQLVALVPVAALLHATSWTITFGSIAGLGILFAVLVWALVRNRPPERTADVTVNTDTGVVQVVTSSIDTAVGIRAAWAHPGTRLAFWSHFTTPFAGTAFVLLWGMPFLTAGEGQPTTVAAGLLSLFVIGGMLVGPVLGELSRRIPTRRSLALVLPTVAVQLAAWLIVIAWPGLAPVWLLVVLVLALAVGGPASMIAFDHARTHNPAHRLSTATGLTNAGGFLAALIAIFLIGLMLDLQGAGSPDTYSLDAFRLAFLTQVPLWLLGAVMIVIERKRTRIRIGLDPERRRRG from the coding sequence ATGATCTGGTCCGTCGCGGTCGCCGCGTACATGCTCGCGATCGCGAACAGGGCGTCGCTCAGTGCCGTCGGCGTCGATGCCGCCGAGCGCTTCCACGCGGATGCTGCGACGCTGTCGCTGTTCGCCGTCGTCCAGCTGGGCGTGTACGGGGGTATGCAGATCCCGGTCGGCGTGCTGCTGGACAGGTACGGGTCCCGTCCGATCATGGCCATCGGCATAGTGCTGATGGCGCTCGGGCAACTGGTCATGGCCCTCTCCCCCAGCATCGGCATCGCCCTGGTCGCACGGGTGCTCCTCGGTGCAGGGGACGCCGCGGTGTTCCCCGCCGCTCTCCGTCTGGTCGCGACCTGGTTCCCGGCTCAGCGGGGGCCGCTGATGATGCAGCTGACCGGTCAGCTCGGCCAGCTCGGGCAGCTCGTGGCGCTCGTTCCCGTCGCCGCGCTCCTGCACGCCACCAGCTGGACGATCACCTTCGGCAGCATCGCCGGCCTCGGCATCCTCTTCGCCGTCCTCGTCTGGGCCCTGGTGCGCAACCGTCCGCCGGAGCGCACCGCCGACGTGACGGTCAACACCGACACGGGTGTCGTCCAGGTGGTCACGTCGTCGATCGACACGGCGGTCGGCATCCGCGCCGCATGGGCGCACCCCGGCACGCGACTGGCGTTCTGGTCGCACTTCACCACGCCCTTCGCCGGCACCGCCTTCGTACTGCTGTGGGGAATGCCGTTCCTCACCGCCGGTGAAGGACAACCCACCACCGTCGCGGCCGGGCTCCTGTCCCTCTTCGTCATCGGCGGCATGCTCGTCGGCCCTGTCCTCGGCGAGCTCTCCCGCCGGATCCCCACCCGTCGATCACTCGCATTGGTCCTGCCGACCGTGGCCGTCCAGCTCGCGGCCTGGCTCATCGTGATCGCCTGGCCAGGGCTGGCGCCCGTGTGGCTTCTCGTCGTCCTCGTCCTGGCTCTCGCGGTGGGGGGCCCTGCGTCGATGATCGCATTCGATCACGCGCGCACGCACAACCCTGCACATCGGCTGAGCACCGCGACGGGCCTGACGAACGCGGGAGGATTCCTCGCCGCGCTCATCGCGATCTTCCTCATCGGACTCATGCTCGACCTGCAGGGAGCGGGAAGCCCCGACACCTATTCTCTTGACGCCTTCCGCCTCGCGTTCCTCACGCAGGTCCCGCTCTGGCTGCTCGGAGCGGTCATGATCGTCATCGAGCGCAAGCGCACACGTATTCGGATCGGCCTCGACCCGGAGCGCAGGAGAAGGGGATGA
- a CDS encoding DUF6458 family protein encodes MSIGTGVVLFVIGAILAFAVNVQVEWANLDLIGYILMGAGAVVFIVGLVLLARRRQTNSVTQTSVDPASGSQTTRRSTSTPEDPAAL; translated from the coding sequence ATGAGCATCGGTACTGGAGTGGTGCTGTTCGTGATCGGCGCGATCCTCGCGTTCGCTGTCAACGTCCAGGTCGAGTGGGCGAACCTCGATCTGATCGGCTACATCCTCATGGGCGCCGGAGCGGTCGTCTTCATCGTCGGGCTCGTCCTGCTCGCGCGCCGCCGTCAGACGAACTCGGTGACGCAGACCTCTGTGGACCCGGCATCCGGTTCGCAGACGACCCGGCGCAGCACCAGCACCCCGGAAGACCCCGCCGCGCTCTGA
- a CDS encoding formylglycine-generating enzyme family protein: protein MSDIQMARIPSGRVTMHDARRRTRRTVDLDSFEIGVYPVTEEQLAEVLGVAARHPDRPASDLSWLRAVHLCNAASEWEGLDPAYTFDGEDVSWHVDSDGYRLPTEAEWEYACRAGSTGPHYGPLADIAWTAADGVAAPQPVGGKHPNLNGLFDTLGNVWEWCWDLLDPARYDDYRVFRGGGYADDAWSVRASVRRGGAPRMHHEDVGVRLARGGFDTIGAAQGWSAAADEERAFESGASPSGWTPRRKR, encoded by the coding sequence ATGAGCGACATCCAGATGGCGCGGATCCCCTCGGGCCGTGTGACCATGCACGACGCACGCCGCCGCACTCGGCGAACGGTGGATCTCGACAGCTTCGAGATCGGCGTCTATCCCGTGACCGAGGAGCAGCTCGCCGAGGTGCTCGGCGTCGCGGCCCGGCATCCCGACCGGCCTGCCTCCGACCTCAGCTGGCTGCGTGCCGTGCATCTGTGCAACGCGGCGTCCGAGTGGGAAGGCCTGGACCCGGCATACACGTTCGACGGCGAGGACGTGTCCTGGCACGTCGACAGCGACGGGTACCGGCTGCCGACGGAAGCCGAGTGGGAGTACGCGTGCAGGGCGGGATCGACCGGCCCGCATTACGGTCCGCTGGCGGACATCGCGTGGACGGCCGCGGACGGCGTCGCCGCGCCGCAGCCGGTCGGCGGCAAGCACCCGAACCTCAACGGACTGTTCGACACCCTCGGCAACGTCTGGGAGTGGTGCTGGGACCTGTTGGACCCCGCTCGCTACGACGACTACCGTGTGTTCCGCGGCGGCGGCTACGCCGATGATGCGTGGAGCGTGCGCGCCTCGGTGCGCCGGGGTGGGGCACCGCGCATGCACCACGAGGACGTCGGCGTGCGGCTGGCGCGCGGAGGCTTCGACACGATCGGGGCGGCGCAGGGGTGGTCCGCCGCCGCCGACGAGGAGCGTGCGTTCGAAAGCGGTGCGTCGCCATCGGGATGGACGCCTCGGCGAAAGCGCTGA
- a CDS encoding YczE/YyaS/YitT family protein, whose translation MRGRRLPRRIAQLLVGLFLYGIGIAFMVRGGIGAAPWDVLSQGISHHVPLTFGVITILISVVVLLLWLPLRQRYGIGTLLNALLVGPSADVGLLVIPADAPLWVGVLFFVAGLLILSAATGLYIGARFGPGPRDGLMTGLHARTGWPIWIVRTGIEVVVVAIGWALGGTVGVGTVAFALLVGPLCQFFMRIFDIRLPARTETVPR comes from the coding sequence ATGCGCGGTCGGCGGCTTCCGCGCCGGATCGCGCAACTGCTCGTCGGCCTGTTCCTCTACGGGATCGGGATCGCCTTCATGGTGCGCGGCGGGATCGGTGCCGCCCCGTGGGACGTCCTGTCGCAGGGCATCTCGCATCACGTCCCGCTCACGTTCGGCGTCATCACGATCCTCATCAGCGTCGTCGTGCTCCTGCTGTGGCTCCCGCTCCGTCAGAGATACGGCATCGGCACCCTGCTCAACGCGCTCCTGGTCGGACCGTCGGCGGATGTGGGTCTGCTCGTCATTCCTGCGGATGCCCCGCTCTGGGTGGGAGTGCTGTTCTTCGTCGCCGGCCTGCTCATCCTCTCCGCCGCGACCGGTCTGTACATCGGTGCCCGATTCGGACCGGGCCCCCGTGACGGTCTGATGACGGGGCTGCATGCGAGGACCGGCTGGCCGATCTGGATCGTCCGGACGGGGATCGAGGTCGTCGTGGTCGCCATCGGCTGGGCGCTCGGGGGCACCGTCGGAGTCGGGACGGTGGCGTTCGCCTTGCTGGTGGGACCTCTGTGCCAGTTCTTCATGCGGATCTTCGACATCCGTCTCCCCGCTCGCACGGAGACCGTGCCGAGATGA
- a CDS encoding GDSL-type esterase/lipase family protein: MTGVRFVAIGDSFSEGVGDELPDGRVRGWADIAAQGWADAAGHPIQYANFAIRGKLAWPIVEEQLEPALALGPTHLSFNGGGNDMLRPRADIEHIADTFSRVLRRCDEEGVTLILLSGANPSGQLPMGSLIQRRGDALSAAVLRRVADRPDVVRALNWPDRELSTGAYWSDDRLHMNSNGHHRVAARVLHALGYEPPAEWWSPAERGAGTAGMAYYRQHVGPWMRRRITRTSSGDGRTAKYPTWVERTPQ, encoded by the coding sequence GTGACTGGTGTGAGGTTCGTGGCGATCGGCGATTCGTTCTCCGAGGGCGTCGGCGACGAGTTGCCTGATGGTCGGGTCCGCGGATGGGCGGACATCGCCGCGCAGGGTTGGGCGGATGCCGCGGGGCATCCGATCCAGTATGCGAACTTCGCGATCCGCGGAAAACTCGCGTGGCCCATCGTGGAGGAGCAGCTGGAGCCGGCATTGGCCCTCGGCCCGACGCACCTGTCCTTCAACGGCGGTGGCAACGACATGCTGCGGCCGAGGGCGGACATCGAGCACATCGCCGACACGTTCAGCCGCGTCCTCCGCCGATGCGACGAGGAAGGGGTCACCCTCATCCTGCTGTCCGGCGCGAACCCCTCGGGACAGTTGCCGATGGGGTCGCTCATCCAACGCCGAGGCGACGCGCTCTCCGCGGCGGTGCTGCGCCGAGTGGCCGATCGACCGGACGTCGTGCGCGCCCTCAACTGGCCCGACCGAGAGCTCTCGACAGGCGCCTACTGGTCGGACGACCGGCTGCACATGAATTCGAACGGGCACCACAGGGTCGCCGCGCGAGTGCTGCACGCCCTCGGGTACGAGCCGCCGGCCGAATGGTGGTCTCCGGCGGAGCGCGGAGCGGGGACCGCCGGAATGGCCTACTACCGTCAGCATGTCGGCCCGTGGATGCGTCGACGGATCACCCGGACATCCTCCGGAGACGGGCGCACGGCGAAGTACCCCACCTGGGTCGAACGGACGCCGCAGTGA
- a CDS encoding MFS transporter, translated as MNTDATRPSTLSGRLDRLPFTRRHRRLLTGSGIGWALDAMDVGLISFILAALAQQWDISKTESGWIASVGFIGMALGASLGGLLADRFGRRQVFAITLLVYGLATGASALAGGVAILLVLRFLVGLGLGAELPVASTYVSEFAPARIRGRLIVILEAFWAVGWTAAALIGFFVIPASADGWRWAFVLGAIPAAYALFVRWGLPESPRWLASRGRADEAERIVAAFESDAGIAAAPTSSVAAPAAVIAASAGARLRSLWSAEFRLRTLSIWLVWFCVNFAYYGAFIWIPSILVDAGYDLVRSFGFTLVITLAQLPGYAVAAWLIEVWGRPLTLSVFLVGSAVSAVLFGTASGDAAIIGSGMALSFFNLGAWGALYAVTPEIYPTSLRGTGSGWAAGVGRIASIIAPLLVPVLLGVGGAPLLFVVFAAFFVTGAVAAWGLVDRRGQPLDDR; from the coding sequence ATGAACACGGACGCCACGCGTCCATCGACGCTCTCCGGTCGCCTCGACCGCCTCCCGTTCACCCGTCGTCACCGGCGCCTCCTCACCGGTTCCGGCATCGGCTGGGCGCTGGATGCCATGGATGTCGGGCTGATCTCGTTCATCCTCGCCGCGCTCGCACAGCAGTGGGACATCTCGAAGACCGAAAGCGGATGGATCGCCTCCGTCGGCTTCATCGGAATGGCGCTCGGGGCGAGCCTCGGCGGCCTGCTCGCCGACCGCTTCGGACGCCGACAGGTGTTCGCCATCACGCTTCTCGTGTACGGACTCGCCACCGGCGCGAGTGCGCTGGCCGGTGGCGTGGCGATCCTCCTGGTGCTGCGCTTCCTCGTCGGCCTCGGTCTCGGCGCCGAACTGCCGGTCGCCTCGACGTACGTCAGTGAGTTCGCGCCGGCACGCATCCGCGGACGTCTCATCGTCATCCTCGAGGCGTTCTGGGCTGTCGGCTGGACCGCCGCGGCCCTGATCGGGTTCTTCGTGATCCCCGCCTCCGCGGACGGCTGGCGCTGGGCGTTCGTGCTCGGCGCCATACCAGCCGCCTACGCACTCTTCGTGCGCTGGGGCCTTCCGGAGTCGCCCCGCTGGCTCGCCTCGCGCGGCAGAGCGGACGAGGCGGAACGGATCGTGGCGGCCTTCGAATCGGATGCCGGCATCGCCGCCGCACCAACGTCGTCGGTCGCCGCCCCCGCCGCGGTCATCGCCGCCTCCGCCGGTGCGCGCCTGCGCTCCCTCTGGTCGGCGGAGTTCCGCCTGCGCACCCTGAGCATCTGGCTCGTCTGGTTCTGCGTGAACTTCGCCTACTACGGTGCGTTCATCTGGATCCCCAGCATCCTCGTCGACGCGGGGTACGATCTCGTCCGCTCCTTCGGTTTCACCCTCGTGATCACACTCGCGCAGCTGCCGGGCTATGCCGTCGCCGCCTGGCTCATCGAGGTGTGGGGGAGGCCACTGACCCTGTCGGTGTTCCTCGTCGGTTCGGCGGTCTCGGCCGTCCTGTTCGGCACGGCGAGCGGCGATGCCGCGATCATCGGGTCCGGCATGGCGCTGTCGTTCTTCAATCTCGGCGCGTGGGGGGCGTTGTACGCCGTCACCCCGGAGATCTATCCCACATCGCTGCGCGGGACGGGCTCGGGATGGGCGGCAGGGGTCGGCCGGATCGCATCGATCATCGCCCCTCTGCTCGTTCCCGTGCTGCTGGGAGTCGGTGGAGCCCCGTTGCTGTTCGTCGTGTTCGCCGCCTTCTTCGTCACCGGTGCCGTGGCCGCGTGGGGCCTCGTCGATCGGCGAGGTCAACCGCTCGACGACCGGTGA
- a CDS encoding Atu2307/SP_0267 family LLM class monooxygenase, translating to MIEFGLDTFGDISRDAAGRPLTAAQTIRNVVAQAELADSVGIDFFGVGEHHRAEFAVSAPEIVLAAIAGRTSRIRLGTAVTVLSSDDPVRVFERFATLDAVSGGRAEVVLGRGSFVESFPLFGYDLRDYEALFEEKLDLFVELLKEQPVTWSGTMRPALENADVFPKTENGLRTWVGVGGSPESVLRVARHGLGLMLAIIGGPAARFAPLVELYHRSVATLGTQAHPIAVHSPGHIAATDEEAWEAAYPGFESMNNTIGRERGWPPYSRARFQNDVGPAGAVYAGSPERVAQKIADTMRTLGVSRFDLKYASGPIGHDEMMRSIELYGTEVIPRVRELLA from the coding sequence GTGATCGAATTCGGCCTCGACACCTTCGGCGACATCTCTCGGGATGCCGCCGGACGGCCCCTCACCGCAGCGCAGACCATTCGCAACGTCGTCGCGCAGGCGGAGCTCGCAGACAGCGTCGGAATCGACTTCTTCGGCGTGGGCGAGCATCATCGCGCGGAGTTCGCCGTCTCGGCGCCGGAGATCGTCCTCGCCGCGATCGCCGGCCGCACGTCGCGCATCCGACTGGGAACGGCCGTCACCGTCCTGTCGTCCGATGACCCCGTGCGGGTCTTCGAGCGCTTCGCGACGCTGGACGCCGTCTCCGGCGGACGCGCAGAGGTCGTGCTGGGACGGGGTTCGTTCGTCGAATCGTTCCCCCTGTTCGGCTATGACCTGCGCGACTACGAGGCCCTGTTCGAGGAGAAGCTGGACCTCTTCGTCGAGCTGCTCAAGGAACAGCCGGTGACCTGGTCGGGGACCATGCGCCCCGCCCTCGAGAACGCCGACGTCTTCCCGAAGACGGAGAACGGTCTGCGCACCTGGGTCGGTGTCGGCGGAAGCCCCGAGTCGGTCCTCAGGGTCGCCAGGCACGGCCTGGGGCTGATGCTCGCCATCATCGGCGGTCCGGCGGCCCGTTTCGCCCCGCTCGTCGAGCTCTATCACCGCTCCGTCGCCACGTTGGGTACGCAGGCGCATCCGATCGCTGTGCATTCCCCTGGGCACATCGCGGCAACGGACGAGGAGGCCTGGGAGGCCGCCTACCCCGGTTTCGAGTCCATGAACAACACCATCGGACGGGAGCGGGGCTGGCCGCCCTACAGCCGTGCGCGGTTCCAGAACGATGTCGGCCCGGCCGGTGCGGTGTATGCGGGTTCCCCGGAGCGTGTCGCGCAGAAGATCGCCGACACCATGCGCACCCTCGGCGTCTCTCGATTCGATCTGAAGTACGCCTCGGGGCCCATCGGGCACGACGAGATGATGCGCAGCATCGAGCTGTACGGCACGGAGGTCATTCCCCGCGTCCGCGAGCTCCTCGCATGA
- a CDS encoding DUF885 domain-containing protein, with the protein MTESPRTPTAIDAVADRWVDELAELDPTLGTYIGRDEANDRYGDLSPEGHERYVAAVRKTRAELAALTPADAIDDVTKTDLLSELDLELEFDAARWHLRDLNVIASAAQDVRQVYDLMPTSTVDDWAVIARRLAAIPDALRGYTATLREGIDEGVVPARRQVQEVAGQIVRYTADDGFFASFVAGAAPDEGGLPASLARDLADSAAAARVAYDQLRDFLTGSLAPAASEVDAVGRDLYALHSRRFLGAKIDLDETYEWGREELDRMVAEQTAIAHEILPGSTVEEAVAHLEADPARKLHGTEALQRWMQETSDRAVAELAATHFDIPEKIRTIECMIAPTQEGGIYYTGPTDDFSRPGRMWWSVPEGVTEFDTWRELTTVYHEGVPGHHLQIAQAVYNRAELNSWRRLLAGTSGHAEGWALYAERLMQQLGYLDDPADRLGMLDGQRMRAARVVLDIGVHLGKPSLDGEGIWDADTALDFMRRNVNMSDEFVQFEVNRYLGWPGQAPSYKVGQRIWEQVRDDYRAREGGAFDIKRFHKQALDLGGVGLDTLRSALLKK; encoded by the coding sequence ATGACCGAAAGCCCGCGGACCCCCACAGCCATCGATGCCGTCGCCGACAGATGGGTCGATGAGCTCGCAGAACTCGATCCGACGCTCGGCACCTACATCGGGCGCGATGAGGCCAACGATCGGTACGGGGACCTCAGCCCTGAGGGGCACGAGCGCTACGTCGCCGCCGTCCGGAAGACCCGCGCGGAGCTCGCCGCGCTCACTCCGGCCGACGCGATCGACGATGTCACCAAGACCGACCTGCTGAGCGAGCTCGACCTCGAGCTCGAGTTCGACGCCGCGCGCTGGCATCTGCGCGACCTGAACGTGATCGCCTCCGCGGCGCAGGACGTGCGCCAGGTGTACGACCTGATGCCCACCTCGACGGTCGACGACTGGGCTGTGATCGCCCGCAGGCTCGCAGCGATCCCCGACGCGCTCCGCGGTTACACGGCGACACTGCGCGAGGGCATCGACGAGGGTGTCGTCCCCGCCCGTCGACAGGTACAAGAAGTGGCCGGACAGATCGTGCGCTACACGGCGGACGACGGCTTCTTCGCGTCATTCGTGGCAGGTGCCGCGCCCGACGAGGGCGGTCTGCCCGCATCGCTCGCGCGTGACCTGGCCGACAGCGCAGCGGCGGCGCGTGTGGCATACGATCAGCTCCGCGACTTCCTCACCGGGTCTCTCGCACCTGCGGCATCCGAGGTCGACGCCGTCGGCCGTGACCTGTACGCCCTGCACTCGCGGCGCTTCCTCGGGGCGAAGATCGATCTCGACGAGACGTACGAGTGGGGTCGCGAGGAGCTCGATCGGATGGTCGCCGAGCAGACGGCGATCGCGCATGAGATCCTTCCCGGCTCCACTGTCGAGGAGGCCGTCGCTCATCTCGAAGCCGACCCGGCGCGCAAACTCCACGGCACCGAGGCGCTCCAGCGTTGGATGCAGGAGACGAGTGATCGGGCGGTCGCAGAACTCGCGGCCACCCACTTCGACATCCCGGAGAAGATCCGCACCATCGAGTGCATGATCGCCCCCACCCAGGAGGGCGGGATCTACTACACGGGACCGACGGACGACTTCTCCCGCCCCGGTCGCATGTGGTGGTCTGTGCCGGAGGGGGTCACCGAGTTCGACACCTGGCGTGAGCTCACGACGGTCTACCACGAGGGCGTCCCCGGGCATCATCTGCAGATCGCCCAGGCCGTGTACAACCGCGCCGAGTTGAACTCGTGGCGCCGCCTGCTCGCCGGTACCTCCGGCCACGCCGAGGGGTGGGCGCTGTACGCAGAGCGCCTCATGCAACAGCTGGGCTACCTCGACGACCCCGCCGACCGCCTCGGCATGCTCGACGGCCAGCGCATGCGCGCCGCCCGCGTCGTTCTCGACATCGGTGTCCACCTCGGCAAGCCGAGTCTGGACGGCGAAGGGATCTGGGATGCCGACACGGCCCTCGACTTCATGCGCCGGAACGTGAACATGTCCGACGAGTTCGTCCAGTTCGAGGTCAACCGCTACCTCGGCTGGCCCGGTCAGGCCCCGTCGTACAAGGTCGGCCAGCGCATCTGGGAACAGGTTCGCGATGACTACCGTGCCCGTGAGGGCGGCGCCTTCGACATCAAGCGCTTCCACAAGCAGGCGCTCGACCTCGGCGGTGTCGGCCTCGACACGTTGCGCTCCGCACTCCTGAAGAAGTGA